One region of Dokdonia sp. 4H-3-7-5 genomic DNA includes:
- a CDS encoding NAD(P)/FAD-dependent oxidoreductase, translated as MSTLVQINVLPHQAEDDDYIAEVAFKKARLRADDVREWDIRKRSIDARKSPVKVSLQIEFWKNGEERPQIPPFVPQDVSNAKEIAIIGAGPAGLYAALRAVEGGLKPIVFERGKDVRARRRDLAAINKEHIVNPDSNYCFGEGGAGTYSDGKLYTRSKKRGNVLKALEWFVHFGAVEDILVDAHPHIGTNKLPKIITAMREAIIQYGGEVRFDTKLTDLKIEDSAITAIQVNDTDWLDFDNVILATGHSARDIFYLLHKRNIKIEAKPFAIGVRIEHQQELIDDIQYHSDGDNPYLPPASYSLVQQVDGLGVYSFCMCPGGIIAPCATDQEEIVTNGWSPSKRDNPYANSGIVVSVTPEDLPNYKKGDPFVCLDFQKSVERACWEAAGKTQAAPAQRMRDFIDGRVSKDFPKTSYQPGIVAVDLNKVLPDLIAKRLKKAFLGFGRKMKGYLTNDAVIHAPESRTSSPVSIPRDWDTLEHVEIKGLYPCGEGAGYAGGIISAAIDGINCVDKIVAKQEAQQ; from the coding sequence ATGTCTACACTTGTTCAAATAAACGTACTCCCACACCAAGCAGAAGATGATGATTACATCGCAGAAGTTGCCTTTAAAAAAGCCCGACTAAGAGCAGATGATGTAAGAGAATGGGATATACGCAAGCGATCTATAGATGCTCGCAAATCACCAGTGAAAGTCTCACTACAAATTGAATTTTGGAAAAATGGAGAAGAGCGTCCCCAGATTCCTCCTTTTGTACCCCAAGATGTTTCAAATGCAAAGGAAATTGCAATTATAGGTGCTGGTCCCGCAGGATTATATGCTGCGCTACGTGCCGTAGAAGGTGGATTAAAACCTATCGTATTTGAGCGAGGAAAAGATGTACGTGCACGAAGACGCGATCTAGCAGCTATCAATAAGGAACATATTGTAAATCCAGACTCCAACTATTGTTTTGGAGAAGGAGGAGCAGGAACATATTCTGACGGGAAGTTATACACGCGTTCAAAAAAACGTGGTAATGTACTTAAAGCACTAGAGTGGTTTGTACATTTTGGCGCTGTAGAAGACATCTTAGTAGATGCGCATCCTCATATAGGTACTAATAAATTGCCTAAAATCATTACTGCGATGCGTGAAGCCATCATCCAGTATGGTGGAGAGGTGAGATTTGATACAAAACTTACAGATCTCAAAATAGAAGATAGTGCCATTACAGCCATACAAGTGAATGATACCGATTGGCTTGATTTTGATAACGTGATACTTGCGACTGGTCATTCTGCACGAGATATATTTTACTTACTTCATAAACGTAACATTAAGATAGAGGCAAAGCCTTTTGCGATAGGCGTGCGTATTGAGCATCAGCAAGAATTAATAGATGACATACAATACCATTCAGATGGTGATAATCCGTATTTACCACCAGCTTCTTATAGTCTGGTACAGCAGGTGGACGGACTAGGAGTGTATTCTTTTTGTATGTGTCCAGGTGGGATTATAGCTCCTTGTGCTACAGATCAAGAAGAGATTGTAACCAACGGATGGAGCCCATCTAAGCGTGATAACCCTTATGCAAACTCGGGAATTGTGGTAAGTGTTACCCCAGAAGATTTGCCTAATTACAAAAAGGGAGATCCTTTTGTGTGTTTAGACTTTCAAAAGTCGGTAGAGCGTGCATGTTGGGAAGCGGCAGGAAAAACACAAGCTGCTCCTGCACAACGTATGCGTGATTTTATAGATGGTCGTGTGTCAAAAGACTTTCCTAAAACCTCCTACCAACCAGGAATTGTAGCAGTAGATCTGAATAAAGTGCTTCCAGATTTAATTGCAAAACGATTAAAGAAAGCGTTCTTAGGTTTTGGAAGAAAAATGAAAGGCTACCTCACTAATGATGCAGTCATACACGCTCCTGAGAGTCGTACATCATCTCCTGTTTCTATTCCTCGTGATTGGGATACTCTTGAACACGTAGAGATTAAAGGATTATATCCTTGTGGTGAAGGTGCTGGATATGCTGGAGGGATTATATCTGCTGCGATAGACGGTATAAACTGTGTAGATAAAATTGTCGCAAAACAAGAAGCTCAGCAGTAA
- a CDS encoding tRNA dihydrouridine synthase, with protein MPYTLLSSPLQGFTDFRFRNAQQQFFGGIDTYYAPYIRLNGKMAIKGSYQRDLDPAVNTTLEVIPQVMTASADEFMFVIKYIESLGYTELNWNLGCPYPMVTKSGMGSGLICNTEKINHILDRAHSESSVTISMKMRLGYESPNEILESFKVLDKYPLKNVAIHARLGKQLYKGGVDLEGFQKCIDVAKHTLYYNGDITSVEQFRKMRERFPSIKHFMIGRGLIADPFLPSMIKADTTEYPANRWETFRAFHDTIYEQYDAALSGPTPIKMKMLGFWEFFSQSTHNPLKVYKAIKKAGNPVKYKQAVGEIIAAQRRAQ; from the coding sequence ATGCCCTATACCCTTCTTTCCTCTCCACTACAAGGCTTTACAGACTTTAGATTCCGTAATGCGCAACAGCAATTTTTTGGTGGTATAGATACCTACTATGCGCCTTACATACGTCTTAACGGGAAGATGGCGATAAAAGGTTCGTATCAACGCGACCTTGATCCTGCAGTAAATACGACGCTTGAGGTAATCCCACAAGTGATGACGGCAAGTGCAGATGAGTTTATGTTTGTAATTAAATATATTGAGTCACTGGGCTACACAGAGCTCAACTGGAACTTAGGTTGCCCCTACCCGATGGTTACAAAAAGCGGAATGGGTTCTGGGCTTATCTGTAACACAGAAAAAATTAATCACATTCTTGATCGTGCACATAGCGAGTCTAGTGTGACCATCTCTATGAAAATGCGTCTAGGTTATGAGAGCCCAAATGAAATTTTAGAATCTTTTAAGGTGCTAGATAAATATCCGCTCAAAAATGTGGCTATTCATGCTAGGCTTGGTAAACAGCTCTATAAAGGCGGTGTTGATCTAGAAGGGTTTCAGAAATGTATAGACGTGGCAAAACATACCTTGTACTACAACGGTGATATTACAAGTGTTGAGCAGTTTAGAAAAATGCGCGAGCGCTTCCCTTCTATCAAGCATTTTATGATAGGTAGAGGTCTCATTGCAGATCCGTTTTTGCCAAGCATGATTAAAGCAGATACGACGGAGTATCCTGCAAATAGATGGGAAACCTTTAGAGCTTTTCATGATACAATTTATGAGCAATACGATGCAGCATTGTCTGGCCCTACACCCATCAAAATGAAAATGCTAGGATTCTGGGAGTTTTTCTCTCAGTCTACTCACAATCCGCTAAAAGTGTATAAGGCTATCAAAAAAGCAGGAAATCCCGTAAAATATAAACAGGCTGTGGGCGAAATTATCGCTGCACAACGCAGAGCGCAGTAA
- a CDS encoding B12-binding domain-containing radical SAM protein, which produces MKDILLITPPFTQLNTPYPATAYIKGFLNTKNISSFQMDLGIEVILQLFSAKKFTRLFEIAHEHDTIVSDNCRRIYAMRDTYVKLLDDVISFLQGNNQTIARQVCTGNFLPRASRFDQLDDMEWAFGEMGMQDKAKHLATLFLEDLSDFIVECIDPNFGFSRYAERLGQSANSFDELYTSLQDDFTIVDEITIEILEARFRESVPKLVLLSVPFPGNLYSAFRCGQWIKEHYPTVKVAMGGGFPNTELRELTDTRVFEFIDYITLDDGELPVELLVEDVVQNVENPTYKRTFILENSEVVYKNNTLRQDYKQAYLGTPDYSDLLLDQYVSVIEIANPMHSLWSDGRWNKLTMAHGCYWGKCTFCDISLDYIKIYEPIAASILVDRMEALVAQTGETGFHFVDEAAPPALMKALALEIIKRELVVTWWTNIRFEKNFTKDLCRLLKASGCIAVSGGLEVASDRLLNLIDKGVTIAQVAQVTLNFTEADIMVHSYLMYGYPTQTEQETIDSLEMVRQLFELGIIQSGFWHQFALTTHSPVGKDPESYGVTPHYNEITFANNDVDFSDKTGIDHSKFSYGLKKSLFNYMHGIGFDEGLQEWFDFDVPRTTIHPHVIEDSLQDELQLSTKSTSRILWLGFAPTQRTFKKKKRELTELTFHDQTGTTQITVDTQDALWLIDMLEIASPHQDKLPTYATLKTSYEETQENFELFWYSKAMLSLREAGLLVI; this is translated from the coding sequence TTGAAAGATATTTTACTCATCACTCCGCCATTTACGCAACTCAATACCCCTTATCCAGCTACGGCATACATTAAAGGGTTTTTAAATACTAAGAATATCTCATCATTCCAGATGGATCTAGGTATAGAGGTAATTTTGCAACTATTTTCGGCAAAGAAGTTTACAAGGCTTTTTGAGATTGCTCACGAGCATGACACGATTGTTTCAGATAATTGCAGGCGAATCTATGCAATGCGAGATACCTATGTAAAGCTACTTGATGACGTGATTTCATTCTTACAAGGGAATAACCAAACCATCGCTAGGCAAGTATGCACGGGCAACTTCTTACCACGCGCTTCTCGTTTTGATCAGCTAGATGATATGGAGTGGGCTTTTGGTGAGATGGGAATGCAAGACAAAGCAAAACACCTTGCCACACTCTTTCTAGAAGATTTATCGGACTTTATTGTAGAATGCATTGATCCTAATTTTGGATTTAGTCGCTATGCTGAGCGTTTGGGTCAGAGTGCAAACTCTTTTGATGAGTTATATACCTCGCTACAAGATGACTTTACTATTGTAGATGAGATTACTATAGAGATTTTAGAAGCACGCTTTCGCGAAAGCGTACCAAAACTAGTATTACTGTCGGTTCCATTTCCGGGAAATCTATACAGCGCCTTTAGATGTGGGCAGTGGATTAAAGAACACTATCCAACAGTTAAAGTGGCTATGGGAGGTGGTTTCCCTAATACAGAGTTACGAGAATTAACAGACACAAGAGTCTTTGAATTTATAGATTATATCACGCTAGATGATGGCGAACTTCCAGTAGAACTTCTTGTAGAAGATGTTGTGCAAAACGTTGAAAACCCTACCTATAAGCGCACATTTATACTAGAAAATAGTGAAGTTGTTTACAAGAATAACACGCTCCGTCAAGATTATAAACAAGCATATCTCGGCACTCCCGACTATTCAGATTTATTGCTTGATCAGTATGTCTCTGTGATTGAGATTGCAAACCCTATGCACAGCTTGTGGAGTGATGGTCGCTGGAACAAACTAACCATGGCGCATGGTTGCTATTGGGGTAAATGTACCTTTTGTGATATTTCGTTAGATTATATAAAAATTTACGAACCCATCGCTGCTAGTATTCTTGTAGATCGTATGGAAGCGCTTGTAGCACAAACAGGAGAAACTGGTTTCCACTTTGTGGATGAAGCCGCACCACCAGCATTAATGAAAGCCCTTGCGCTAGAAATAATCAAACGTGAACTGGTGGTCACCTGGTGGACAAATATTAGGTTTGAAAAGAACTTCACTAAAGATTTATGTAGACTCCTTAAAGCATCTGGTTGTATCGCCGTTTCTGGCGGACTGGAAGTCGCTTCAGATAGACTATTGAACCTTATTGATAAAGGGGTAACCATTGCACAAGTTGCTCAAGTCACACTCAACTTCACGGAGGCAGATATTATGGTGCACTCCTACTTGATGTATGGATATCCTACTCAAACCGAGCAAGAAACAATAGATAGTCTTGAGATGGTACGCCAGCTTTTTGAACTTGGCATTATACAATCTGGCTTCTGGCATCAATTTGCGCTTACCACACACAGCCCTGTAGGTAAAGACCCTGAGAGCTACGGGGTAACTCCACATTACAATGAGATTACCTTTGCAAATAATGACGTAGACTTTAGTGATAAAACAGGTATAGACCATAGCAAATTCAGCTACGGACTTAAGAAGTCCCTATTCAACTACATGCACGGAATTGGGTTTGATGAAGGATTACAAGAGTGGTTTGACTTTGATGTTCCTCGCACAACAATTCATCCACATGTGATAGAAGATAGTCTTCAAGACGAATTACAGTTAAGCACAAAATCTACCTCTAGAATACTGTGGCTTGGTTTTGCTCCCACGCAGAGAACATTTAAAAAGAAAAAACGCGAACTCACAGAGCTTACGTTTCACGATCAAACAGGAACTACTCAAATTACGGTAGATACTCAGGATGCACTTTGGCTAATTGATATGTTAGAAATCGCGAGCCCACATCAAGATAAGTTACCGACTTACGCAACACTCAAGACTTCATATGAGGAAACGCAAGAAAATTTTGAGTTATTCTGGTATTCTAAAGCGATGCTAAGTCTGCGAGAAGCAGGACTGCTGGTTATATAA
- a CDS encoding hydroxymethylglutaryl-CoA lyase: protein MNENVKIIECPRDAMQGIKDWIPTESKVQYIQSLLRCGFDTIDVGSFVSPKAIPQMQDSAEVLHSLDLSKTDSKLLSIVANLRGAQDAVQHEMVDYLGYPFSISENFQMRNTHKTIAQSVDLLKDIIELASSKDKELVVYISMGFGNPYGDPWNVDIVGEWAEKLSSMGVKILSLSDTVGTSDAETIDYLFSNLIKRYPEVEFGAHLHTTPTTWHEKVDAAYKAGCRRFDGAIQGFGGCPMAADDLTGNMPTEKLVSYFASVKANDNVNAMSFESSYNEALKIFQKYH, encoded by the coding sequence GTGAATGAGAATGTAAAAATTATTGAGTGTCCTCGTGACGCGATGCAAGGTATAAAAGACTGGATTCCTACAGAGTCTAAGGTTCAATATATACAATCATTATTACGCTGTGGTTTTGACACCATAGACGTAGGTAGTTTTGTGTCGCCAAAGGCGATACCTCAAATGCAGGACTCTGCAGAGGTTTTACATAGCCTTGATCTATCAAAGACAGATAGTAAATTACTTTCTATTGTAGCAAACTTGCGTGGTGCGCAAGATGCGGTACAGCATGAAATGGTAGATTATCTAGGTTATCCATTTTCTATCTCAGAGAACTTCCAGATGCGTAACACGCATAAAACAATCGCACAATCTGTAGACTTACTTAAAGATATTATAGAGCTCGCTTCTTCTAAGGATAAAGAGCTCGTCGTTTATATTTCTATGGGATTTGGTAATCCTTATGGAGATCCATGGAATGTGGATATCGTAGGGGAGTGGGCAGAAAAGCTCAGCAGTATGGGAGTAAAAATACTTTCCTTATCAGATACCGTAGGTACCTCAGATGCAGAGACGATTGATTATCTTTTTTCTAATCTTATTAAGCGTTACCCAGAAGTGGAGTTTGGCGCGCATTTACACACAACGCCAACAACCTGGCATGAGAAGGTAGATGCCGCTTACAAAGCTGGTTGTCGCAGATTTGATGGTGCAATTCAAGGTTTTGGAGGTTGCCCTATGGCAGCAGATGATCTTACGGGTAACATGCCCACAGAGAAACTCGTTTCTTATTTTGCCTCGGTAAAGGCAAATGATAATGTGAATGCAATGAGTTTTGAAAGTAGCTACAACGAAGCTTTAAAAATCTTTCAGAAATATCACTAG
- a CDS encoding M20/M25/M40 family metallo-hydrolase, with product MKLKYSTLALGLVLSTSLFAQKDNPTVQALIKEATTNSQLETLAHEITDVLGPRLVGTPQMQAANDWAVAQYKSWGIEARNEQYGEWRGWERGISHIDMLEPRVQSLRGTQLAWNPSTSKEGVTAEVITLPTVKDAKDFEKWLKNVKGKIVLLSMPQITGRPDYNWEEFATEKSFAKMKRQRDSLSNLWNDNIQRTGFTNRGLPEALENAGAVGIVTSNWSRGFGVNKIFSARTKKIPTVDLELEDYGMLYRLAESGHTPKINITAISKELGAVPTFNTIAEIKGTEKPEEYVILSAHFDSWDGGTGATDNGTGTLVMMEAMRILKKIYPNPKRTILVGHWGSEEQGLNGSRAFVEDHPEIVAKVQASFNQDNGTGRVVRLNGGGFLRSYDYLNRWLNAVPNEITDEIETTFPGAPARGGSDYASFQAAGAPGFSLSSLNWSYWNYTWHTNRDTYDKIVFDDIRNNVILTAILTYMASEDPEFTSRERAVLPIDRRSGEPREWPTPRSPTRKGGMD from the coding sequence ATGAAATTAAAATACAGCACACTAGCGCTAGGTCTTGTACTAAGTACTTCGCTATTTGCCCAAAAGGACAACCCAACCGTTCAGGCGCTTATTAAAGAAGCCACCACCAACTCACAGCTAGAAACACTAGCTCATGAAATTACAGACGTACTAGGACCTAGACTTGTAGGAACTCCGCAAATGCAAGCTGCCAATGACTGGGCAGTAGCGCAATATAAATCTTGGGGAATTGAAGCAAGAAATGAACAATATGGAGAATGGCGTGGCTGGGAACGTGGTATCTCACACATAGACATGCTGGAACCACGTGTACAAAGTTTGCGCGGTACACAACTCGCATGGAATCCTAGTACCTCAAAAGAAGGAGTTACTGCAGAGGTAATCACTTTACCTACTGTAAAAGATGCTAAGGATTTTGAAAAATGGCTTAAAAATGTAAAAGGAAAAATTGTACTCCTTTCCATGCCACAAATCACGGGACGACCAGATTACAACTGGGAAGAGTTTGCAACCGAAAAGTCTTTTGCCAAAATGAAAAGACAACGCGACTCACTTTCTAACCTATGGAATGATAACATACAGCGCACAGGATTTACAAACAGAGGATTGCCAGAAGCATTAGAAAATGCTGGAGCTGTTGGGATTGTTACTTCAAACTGGTCAAGAGGTTTTGGTGTGAATAAAATCTTTAGCGCACGCACGAAGAAAATCCCAACAGTAGATTTAGAATTAGAAGATTATGGAATGCTATACCGACTTGCTGAGTCTGGACATACACCAAAAATCAACATCACAGCCATTTCAAAAGAACTTGGAGCGGTACCTACTTTTAACACTATAGCTGAAATTAAAGGGACCGAAAAGCCAGAGGAATATGTGATACTTTCGGCGCATTTTGATTCTTGGGATGGCGGTACAGGTGCAACAGACAACGGTACTGGGACGCTAGTTATGATGGAAGCTATGCGTATTTTAAAGAAAATTTATCCAAACCCAAAGCGCACTATTCTTGTAGGTCACTGGGGAAGTGAAGAGCAAGGTCTTAACGGCTCAAGAGCATTTGTAGAAGATCATCCAGAGATTGTAGCAAAGGTGCAGGCATCTTTTAACCAAGACAACGGTACTGGACGTGTAGTACGCCTTAATGGTGGCGGTTTTTTAAGAAGTTACGACTATTTAAACAGGTGGCTCAATGCGGTGCCAAACGAAATTACAGATGAGATTGAGACTACATTTCCAGGAGCTCCTGCACGTGGAGGATCTGATTATGCTTCCTTTCAAGCAGCTGGTGCACCAGGATTTAGCCTAAGCAGCCTTAACTGGTCTTACTGGAACTACACATGGCACACCAACCGTGACACCTATGATAAAATTGTTTTTGACGATATACGTAACAACGTAATTCTTACAGCAATATTAACGTATATGGCTAGTGAAGATCCAGAGTTTACATCTCGTGAGCGAGCAGTATTACCTATCGATCGTCGTTCTGGAGAGCCTAGAGAATGGCCTACTCCAAGATCTCCTACTCGTAAAGGTGGAATGGACTAA
- a CDS encoding dienelactone hydrolase family protein has translation MKPLRKEDIAQGVFDLYDDYAHNKIDRRIFIERLSVFAVGAITLPALLSFMTPDYETTQTVAQDDPTIDSDYIQYDSPKGGGSIKGLYSKPANATGKLPGVIVVHENRGLNPYIEDVGRRTAKAGFLSLAPDALSPLGGYPGNDDDGRAMQRKRDRLEMLEDFIAAYHYLKNHEDCNGKVAVVGFCFGGWVSNMMAVLLPDLAGAVPFYGRQPDDEQAAEIKAPLLLQYGGLDERVNAGWPAFEKVLTANNIPHTAHFYEGVNHGFHNNTTPRFDEKAATLAWDRTIAFFNTYLKA, from the coding sequence ATGAAACCATTAAGAAAAGAAGATATTGCTCAAGGAGTTTTTGATCTTTATGACGACTACGCTCATAATAAAATAGACCGAAGAATCTTTATCGAACGTTTATCTGTATTTGCTGTAGGCGCGATAACGCTACCAGCACTGCTTAGTTTTATGACACCAGATTATGAAACAACGCAAACCGTAGCGCAAGATGATCCTACTATAGATAGCGACTACATTCAGTACGATTCTCCCAAAGGTGGCGGTAGCATTAAAGGATTATACTCAAAACCTGCAAATGCAACAGGCAAATTGCCTGGAGTCATTGTGGTACATGAAAACAGAGGACTCAATCCGTACATAGAAGATGTAGGAAGACGTACTGCTAAAGCTGGGTTCTTATCCCTAGCACCAGATGCTTTAAGTCCGCTGGGTGGGTATCCTGGTAATGATGATGATGGTAGAGCGATGCAACGCAAGCGAGATCGTCTAGAAATGCTAGAAGATTTTATAGCTGCCTATCACTATCTTAAGAATCATGAAGACTGTAATGGCAAAGTTGCTGTTGTAGGTTTTTGTTTTGGAGGATGGGTTTCAAATATGATGGCAGTTTTATTACCTGATCTTGCAGGAGCTGTTCCGTTCTATGGAAGACAACCAGATGATGAGCAAGCCGCCGAAATCAAAGCTCCGCTCCTACTACAATACGGAGGACTCGACGAGCGCGTAAATGCCGGATGGCCCGCTTTTGAAAAAGTGCTTACTGCAAATAATATTCCGCATACGGCTCACTTTTATGAAGGTGTCAATCATGGATTTCATAATAACACGACTCCGCGATTTGACGAGAAAGCCGCTACGCTCGCTTGGGATAGAACGATAGCATTTTTTAATACATATCTCAAGGCCTAG
- a CDS encoding nuclear transport factor 2 family protein, with product MNHNTLIETFYKAFTNGDAAGMTDCYHDDIIFSDSAFGTLHGKEAKAMWHMLIERGKGANKVSYSNIETTASTGSAQWTARYPYGPKKRPVVNHVTANFTFKDGKIIEHHDTFDMYSWTKQALGLPGALLGWSGFMRNSIQKKTNGMLKNYMEKNPQ from the coding sequence ATGAACCACAATACTCTTATTGAAACATTTTACAAGGCGTTTACTAACGGAGATGCAGCAGGAATGACTGATTGCTATCATGATGACATTATTTTTTCTGATTCTGCGTTTGGAACCTTACATGGCAAAGAAGCAAAAGCCATGTGGCACATGCTTATCGAGCGTGGTAAAGGAGCCAATAAAGTGAGCTATAGTAACATTGAAACCACAGCCTCCACTGGAAGCGCGCAGTGGACGGCCCGCTATCCATACGGACCAAAAAAACGCCCCGTTGTAAATCATGTGACTGCAAATTTTACATTTAAGGATGGCAAAATCATAGAACATCACGACACTTTTGATATGTATAGCTGGACCAAACAAGCACTTGGGTTGCCAGGAGCTTTATTAGGATGGTCAGGATTTATGCGCAACTCAATTCAAAAAAAGACCAACGGGATGCTCAAAAACTACATGGAGAAAAATCCGCAATAA
- a CDS encoding alpha-amylase family glycosyl hydrolase, with protein MKSKIPNGVMFNAYPDSIGKKLRDTVTLLQRPELKDVFSLFYVLPTFFNSDLDRGFSIVDYNINTELVSQEDLDALKKLDVMLKFDIVLNHLSVGSPQFKDILEKGDASPYKDFFIDWNAFWEGNTASYNNGVAVPKKEYLNKLFMRKPGLPVLKVLFPDGTERPYWNTFYQQITYHEITIEDLETLNELATEDKKDTVALVNNAIASGYDISEVRFRESVTPHISKLVKIVEQQRSYLGQMDVNGNSEMVWDFYDETLKKVADFGCKILRLDAFAYLHKEVGETNFFNKPGTWTYLERINQIAKKYDLTLLPEIHSEYGLGLHDEVASEGYQIYDFFFPGLVIHTIETGSASALLSWAKEVIAKGYKTVNMLGCHDGIPVLDLKGITDAQGNNHPGLLKDTEIEHIIETILSRGGRVKNIYDPEGNKISYYQVNATFYSALGEDDRKLLLARALQVFMPGIPQVWYLDLFAGKNDYEAADAAGTGGHKEINRTTLTQEDIERGLEKPVVLKQLELLRLRNTAAAFSGTMTIEIEDVSQLEISWKQDEDTATLKANLTDYSFTVTHVTNGEETVIANS; from the coding sequence ATGAAGTCTAAGATTCCCAACGGAGTAATGTTTAATGCTTATCCAGATAGCATAGGTAAAAAGTTACGCGATACCGTTACCTTATTGCAGCGTCCAGAACTTAAGGATGTCTTCTCATTGTTTTATGTACTACCTACTTTTTTTAACAGTGATCTAGACCGCGGTTTTTCTATTGTTGATTATAACATCAATACGGAGCTTGTCTCGCAAGAGGATCTCGATGCGCTTAAAAAGCTAGATGTTATGCTTAAGTTTGACATTGTGCTTAATCACCTTTCTGTAGGCTCACCACAGTTTAAGGATATTTTAGAAAAGGGTGATGCATCACCATACAAAGACTTTTTTATTGACTGGAATGCCTTTTGGGAGGGCAATACAGCTTCTTACAACAACGGCGTAGCAGTTCCCAAAAAGGAATATCTCAACAAATTATTTATGCGCAAGCCAGGTCTACCTGTGCTTAAAGTATTATTTCCCGATGGCACAGAACGACCATACTGGAACACATTTTATCAGCAAATTACATATCATGAAATAACCATTGAGGATTTAGAAACTTTAAACGAACTAGCAACCGAGGATAAAAAGGATACCGTAGCACTTGTAAATAATGCGATTGCTAGTGGGTATGATATTTCTGAAGTACGCTTTCGCGAAAGCGTAACACCTCACATCTCAAAGCTTGTAAAGATTGTAGAGCAACAACGTTCTTATCTAGGGCAAATGGATGTGAATGGAAACTCGGAAATGGTGTGGGATTTTTATGATGAGACACTAAAAAAAGTAGCCGATTTTGGGTGTAAAATTTTGCGCCTTGATGCCTTTGCTTATTTGCATAAAGAAGTGGGCGAAACTAACTTTTTCAACAAACCAGGTACGTGGACATATCTAGAGCGTATCAACCAGATTGCTAAAAAATATGATCTTACCTTACTTCCTGAGATTCACTCAGAATATGGATTAGGCCTACACGACGAAGTTGCTTCTGAAGGATATCAAATCTATGATTTCTTTTTCCCTGGACTTGTTATTCACACCATTGAAACTGGAAGTGCTAGCGCTCTTTTGTCATGGGCAAAAGAAGTCATTGCCAAAGGTTACAAAACCGTAAATATGCTAGGCTGTCACGATGGGATTCCCGTGCTCGACCTTAAAGGAATTACAGATGCGCAAGGAAATAACCATCCAGGACTCCTCAAAGACACCGAAATTGAACATATCATTGAAACGATTTTGAGTCGTGGTGGGCGTGTCAAGAATATCTATGATCCCGAAGGAAACAAAATCTCATACTATCAAGTAAACGCTACGTTTTACAGCGCCTTAGGCGAAGATGACCGCAAGCTCTTGCTTGCTCGTGCACTACAAGTATTTATGCCTGGAATCCCGCAGGTTTGGTACTTAGACCTTTTTGCAGGAAAGAATGATTATGAGGCGGCAGACGCTGCTGGAACCGGAGGTCATAAAGAAATTAACCGCACTACCTTAACACAAGAAGATATTGAGCGCGGACTAGAAAAACCTGTGGTCTTAAAACAACTAGAATTACTACGTTTACGTAACACAGCTGCTGCTTTTTCTGGTACAATGACCATAGAAATTGAAGATGTTAGTCAGCTGGAAATTAGTTGGAAACAGGACGAGGATACAGCCACCTTAAAAGCAAATCTCACTGACTACTCATTTACGGTCACTCATGTTACAAATGGTGAAGAAACGGTCATTGCTAATAGCTAA